A genomic region of Patescibacteria group bacterium contains the following coding sequences:
- a CDS encoding response regulator, with amino-acid sequence MKSKYKILIVDDDKFLLDMYAVKFKQSGFEVAASLGSMEALTKLKDGFLPDIILTDILMPVMSGFELLSEIKKEDLAKDAKIIILSNMGEKTDIDRGRKLKVDGYIIKASMVPSEVVNKVIEIMEEK; translated from the coding sequence ATGAAATCAAAGTATAAAATACTGATCGTTGACGATGATAAATTTCTGCTTGACATGTACGCGGTAAAGTTCAAGCAGAGCGGTTTTGAGGTGGCCGCTTCGCTTGGGAGCATGGAGGCGCTCACGAAGCTGAAAGATGGATTCTTGCCAGACATCATACTTACCGATATCTTAATGCCGGTCATGAGCGGCTTTGAGCTTCTCTCGGAGATAAAGAAAGAGGATCTCGCGAAAGACGCAAAGATCATTATTCTTTCAAATATGGGAGAAAAGACGGATATTGACCGCGGCCGTAAGCTCAAGGTGGACGGATATATCATCAAAGCAAGCATGGTCCCATCCGAAGTGGTGAACAAAGTGATTGAGATCATGGAAGAGAAGTAG